The DNA region TTGGATGAAGCGACCTTGCGTTCCGCACAGATCAAACACAAAGCCCGCATCATCATCCGCGATCGCTCCATCCTCATTCTGCCGGAACCCGACCCCGGCACAGACCCGGTCAACAGTACATTCGGCCTGATTCAACTGCCGACAGCGATTGCCAAAGAGGTTGCTGACAGCAAGGAACTCGAATATGAAATTTGACGACCTGCAATCGGGCGACCGGCTTTTTCTTGATGCCAACATCTTCGTTTATCACTTCCTGGGAATTTCCACCGAATGCCGCCAACTGCTCAGCCGCTGCCATCAAGGCGATTTGACCGGAGTAACAGCAACCTTCGTCGTCGCTGAAGTGATGCATCGGTTGATGACCGCCGAAGCCGTTGCGCGTGGGCTGGTCACATCATCCCAAGTCGTCAAAAAGCTTCGCGAACGTCCTGACATCGTCCAACAATTGCAATCCCCGAATCAGTGCGTACAGCAAATTGAAGCGATGAGCATTGCCATTGCGCCGCTGACTGGCTCCACACTGACCGCAAGCGCGGCTTTCCGGCAGCAATTCGGCCTGCTCACCAAGGATTCCCTG from Acidobacteriota bacterium includes:
- a CDS encoding type II toxin-antitoxin system VapC family toxin — protein: MKFDDLQSGDRLFLDANIFVYHFLGISTECRQLLSRCHQGDLTGVTATFVVAEVMHRLMTAEAVARGLVTSSQVVKKLRERPDIVQQLQSPNQCVQQIEAMSIAIAPLTGSTLTASAAFRQQFGLLTKDSLLVAAMQELNLQKLATLDQDFDRVSGLLIYQPTDASLAT